A window of the Sabethes cyaneus chromosome 1, idSabCyanKW18_F2, whole genome shotgun sequence genome harbors these coding sequences:
- the LOC128745248 gene encoding actin-related protein 2 codes for MDSKGRNVIVCDNGTGFVKCGYAGSNFPAHIFPSMVGRPIIRAVNKIGDIEVKDLMVGDEASQLRSLLEVSYPMENGVVRNWEDMCHVWDYTFGPKKMNIDPTNTKILLTEPPMNPTKNREKMIEVMFEKYGFDSTYIAIQAVLTLYAQGLISGVVIDSGDGVTHICPVYEEFALPHLTRRLDIAGRDITRYLIKLLLLRGYAFNHSADFETVRMMKEKLCYIGYDIEMEQRLALETTVLVESYTLPDGRVIKVGGERFEAPEALFQPHLINVEGQGIAELVFSTIQAADIDMRSELYKHIVLSGGSTMYPGLPSRLEREIKQLYLERVLKNDSEKLSKFKIRIEDPPRRKDMVFIGGAVLAEVTKDRDAFWMSKLEYQEQGLNVLKKLSSRTSN; via the exons ATGGATAGCAAAGGCAGAAATGTTATTGTGTGCGATAATGGTACTGGG TTTGTAAAGTGCGGATATGCCGGTAGTAATTTTCCTGCTCATATATTCCCTTCCATGGTGGGACGGCCAATTATCCGGGCGGTCAACAAGATCGGCGATATCGAAGTAAAG GATTTAATGGTTGGTGATGAAGCCTCTCAACTACGGTCTCTGCTTGAGGTGTCTTACCCGATGGAAAATGGTGTAGTACGTAATTGGGAAGATATGTGCCATGTGTGGGATTATACTTTTGGACCGAAGAAAATGAACATTGATCCTACCAACACTAAAATTTTATTGACGGAACCTCCTATGAATCCTACAAAAAATCGGGAAAAAATGATTGAAGTAATGTTTGAAAAATACGGCTTCGATTCCACATATATTGCTATTCAAGCCGTATTGACTTTATACGCTCAAGGTTTGATCAGTGGCGTTGTCATTGATTCTGGAGATGGTGTTACACATATTTGTCCAGTTTATGAGGAGTTTGCATTACCTCATCTTACTCGTCGGCTAGATATTGCTGGGCGTGACATCACTCGGTATCTGATAAAACTTTTACTGCTTCGAGGATACGCCTTTAATCATTCGGCTGATTTCGAAACTGTACGTATGATGAAGGAAAAGCTCTGCTACATCGGCTATGATATCGAAATGGAGCAACGACTTGCTTTGGAAACTACAGTTCTTGTAGAGTCGTATACT CTACCAGATGGACGTGTTATCAAGGTTGGGGGTGAACGATTCGAGGCTCCAGAAGCGCTCTTTCAACCCCATCTTATTAACGTTGAAGGTCAAGGTATTGCTGAGCTGGTATTCTCCACAATACAAGCAGCAGATATTGACATGCGTTCAGAGTTATATAAACATATTGTTCTATCTGGTGGTTCAACTATGTACCCAGGCCTTCCTAGCCGCTTGGAACGTGAAATTAAGCAGCTTTACCTAGAACGTGTGCTAAAAAATGATAGTGAAAAATTGTCCAAATTTAAAATTCGCATTGAGGACCCACCTAGAAGGAAGGATATGGTTTTTATTG GTGGTGCAGTTTTGGCAGAAGTAACTAAAGATCGGGACGCATTTTGGATGTCCAAATTGGAGTACCAAGAACAAGGATTGAATGTCTTAAAAAAGCTCAGTTCTAGAACAAGTAACTAG
- the LOC128737899 gene encoding probable tRNA(His) guanylyltransferase, whose protein sequence is MVGSSRHMLTFMKCLSVRCWLNRFRNFHSRSMANSRYEYVKSYEMHDILQKNCWIVVRVDGKGFHKFCEAHKFTKPNDENALNLMNLAAVAVMQEFNEITLAYGQSDEYSFIFRRDTSIYGRRRDKLISYVGSLFTSAYVCNWSYIFKNALTPKYPPTFDARAVLYPTDQNLRDYLSWRQADVHINNLYNTTFWNLVDSGLTNAEAETRLRGTLSSDKNEILFQEFNINYNNEPAMFRKGTILMRKQIEFPSGKCISCIAPFFEDMIGDSFWDRHSELLDKSKTGNRIIYDEKTNSVILQYQVECYNRRRGLDLLKI, encoded by the exons ATGGTTGGTTCATCTCGTCACATGTTAACGTTTATGAAGTGTCTTTCCGTTCGTTGCTGGTTGAATCGATTTAGAAATTTTCATTCAAGAAGCATGGCAAATAGTCGGTATGAATATGTGAAGAGTTATGAAATGCATGACATACTACAAAAAAATTGCTGGATTGTAGTACGCGTCGACGGTAAAGGTTTTCATAAGTTTTGTGAAGCTCACAAGTTTACTAAGCCAAACGATGAAAACGCATTGAATCTCATGAATTTGGCCGCGGTTGCGGTCATGCAGGAGTTTAACGAAATAACTCTTGCTTATGGACAAAGTGATGAATATTCATTTATATTTCGGAGAGACACCTCTATCTATGGCAGACGACGCGACAAACTGATAAGCTACGTGGGAAGTTTATTTACGTCAGCCTATGTCTGCAATTGGTCTTATATATTTAAGAATGCATTGACCCCGAAATATCCACCGACGTTTGATGCTCGGGCAGTATTATATCCCACGGATCAAAACCTTCGTGATTACCTCAGTTGGAGGCAAGCGGATGTTCATATTAACAATCTTTATAATACTACTTTTTGGAATTTAGTTGATTCGGGATTGACTAACGCAGAG GCCGAAACACGTCTACGCGGAACACTTTCCAgcgataaaaatgaaatactttTTCAAGAGTTTAATATCAACTATAATAATGAGCCAGCAATGTTTAGAAAAGGAACGATTTTAATGAGGAAGCAAATAGAGTTTCCTAGTGGGAAGTGCATTTCTTGCATCGCACCTTTTTTCGAGGATATGATAGGAGATAGTTTCTGGGACCGACATTCCGAATTATTGGATAAGTCAAAAACAGGCAATAGGATTATCTATGACGAGAAGACAAATAGTGTTATATTACAATATCAAGTCGAATGCTATAACCGAAGAAGGGGTTTGgatttgcttaaaatttaa